A DNA window from Selenomonas sp. oral taxon 126 contains the following coding sequences:
- a CDS encoding threonine/serine ThrE exporter family protein has protein sequence MNTELIQNASKDSNKMLNHKMKILLDIGQTLMENGADCSRIVRDMRRAAVHLRIPAEQIQSHVTYTTLMLCVSDGERSFTQFRKCNKHGVNLAILAAVSKLTWRILRGNTPLNPIERAINRIRERPLCYPDWIIALGAAVGSGGSCKLFGGSWLEALVATIAALMGFIAHRTSTRYAFNPYACAMITGFVATLFAWIIPAALGLPTMWYALVACTIFLMPGFPSINAASDMLNRFTTSGMTRAMDTMLIIGGMTFGIAFAILVAGVHNISDVHIQPTDSYLNQAIAAILAAGGFSIMFNTPKKLLAIVAFEGIVTMLIRNVLMLEFGLPQSIGSFAAAAVVGIAALKIIHIVHTPNTLLIIPPVIPLIPCVLLYRLLFAVLHIQTISVEELLEALRFGVNGVTIILAVVVGVSIPNIFIQKRIEAQQQREISDIIAAREDA, from the coding sequence ATGAACACTGAACTCATACAAAACGCCTCCAAAGACAGCAATAAAATGCTCAACCACAAGATGAAGATCCTGCTCGACATTGGGCAGACATTGATGGAGAACGGCGCAGACTGTTCGCGCATCGTGCGTGATATGCGGCGCGCGGCGGTGCATCTCAGGATTCCCGCCGAGCAGATCCAGTCACATGTGACCTACACGACGCTCATGCTCTGCGTCAGCGACGGCGAGCGCTCGTTCACGCAGTTCCGCAAATGCAACAAACACGGCGTCAACCTCGCCATCCTTGCCGCCGTCAGCAAGCTGACATGGCGCATTCTGCGCGGTAATACACCGCTGAATCCGATCGAGCGCGCGATCAACCGCATCCGCGAGCGCCCCCTCTGCTATCCCGACTGGATCATCGCGCTCGGCGCCGCCGTCGGCTCGGGCGGCTCGTGCAAGCTCTTCGGCGGCAGCTGGCTCGAGGCACTGGTCGCCACCATCGCGGCACTCATGGGCTTCATCGCGCACCGCACGAGCACGCGATACGCATTCAATCCATATGCATGTGCCATGATTACGGGCTTTGTAGCAACGCTCTTCGCGTGGATCATCCCCGCTGCGCTCGGACTTCCTACAATGTGGTACGCGCTTGTCGCCTGCACCATCTTCCTCATGCCGGGCTTCCCCTCCATCAACGCCGCGAGCGATATGCTGAACCGCTTCACCACCTCTGGCATGACGCGCGCAATGGATACCATGCTCATCATCGGGGGCATGACCTTCGGCATCGCCTTCGCCATCCTCGTTGCAGGCGTGCACAACATATCGGATGTGCACATACAGCCGACGGACAGTTATCTCAATCAGGCGATTGCTGCCATCCTCGCAGCGGGCGGCTTCTCCATCATGTTCAACACACCAAAGAAACTGCTCGCCATCGTTGCGTTCGAGGGCATCGTGACCATGCTCATCCGCAACGTCCTCATGCTCGAGTTCGGACTGCCGCAGTCCATCGGCTCCTTTGCGGCTGCCGCTGTCGTCGGCATCGCCGCCCTCAAAATCATCCACATCGTCCACACGCCGAACACCCTGCTCATCATCCCGCCCGTCATCCCGCTCATCCCCTGCGTCCTCCTCTACCGCCTCCTCTTCGCCGTCCTGCACATCCAGACCATCTCCGTCGAGGAGCTGCTCGAGGCACTGCGCTTCGGCGTGAACGGCGTCACCATCATCCTCGCTGTCGTCGTTGGCGTCTCCATCCCGAACATCTTCATCCAGAAGCGCATTGAGGCGCAGCAGCAGCGTGAGATCAGCGACATTATTGCTGCGCGTGAGGATGCGTAG